The window CGCCGTTTCGGTCGCGCTCGCGGGGGTGATCGGCTTTGTGGGACTTATCGTCCCCCACGTGGTACGGCTGGTATCCGGGCCGGGACACCGGAGGCTGCTTCCCTACTCGGCGCTTGCCGGCGGCGCCTTCCTCGCCCTCGCCGACGCCGCCGGGCGCGCGATCGTGCCCCCCTACGAGATCCCCGCCGGCGTGATCACGGGGTTTTTCGGCGGAATCTTTTTCCTGGGGCTGCTCCTCGCGAGAGGGAGGGACGCGGCATGAAGCTTTTCGAGACTAAGGGGCTCTCCGCCTCGTACGGCACGGGCACGGTAATCAGCGCGCTCAGCCTGTCGATCGAGGAGGGAGGGTTCACGGCGCTCATCGGCCCCAACGGCGCGGGAAAAAGCACGCTGCTGAAAATGCTCTCGGGAATCCTGGCGCCCTCGGCCGGGGACCTGCTGTTTCGCGGAAAGGCGCTCTCCGCATGGGGAGCGCGCGAATTCGCGCGCGAGGTCGCGGTGGTCCACCAGTTCGTTGAAAACCTCCTTCCCTTCAGCGTCGAGGAATTTGTCCGTATGGGGCGTTTCCCCCATCGTTCCCCGTGGCTGTTAGACGATACGCAGGACAGGATCCACGCATTATCGGCGATCGAAACCTCGGGCATCGCCCATCTCGCGCGCCGCCCCATGACCGGGCTTTCGGGCGGGGAGCGCCAGCTCGCGTTCATCGCGCGCGCCCTCGCGCAGGGCTCGCCGGTGATCCTGCTCGACGAACCGGTAACGCACCTGGATATCCGTCACGCGGCACAGGTCATGGATCTCCTGCACGCCCGCGCCTCCCAGGGCACCACCGTGATCGCGGCGCTCCATGACATCAACATGGCGTCGGACTATTGCGACAGGATTATCGCGCTCAGGGAGGGGGCGCTGTTCGCCCAGGGCGCCCCGCGCGAGGTGGTGCGCTACGACCTGATCGAGACATTATTCGATACAGTGTGCGTCGTCTTCGACAATCCCATGACGCACAAACCGTATACGTTTCCCGTGCCGGAATATTTGAAATCCAGGTAATGCAGGGGAGCGCCCGCCATTGCGCCGGATTTTATCTCTTGACACGTTTTCCCCGGCCGTAGTATAAAAGCGCCATTCACCATTTGCCATGGTTTTCGACAGCTATCTAATATTTAAACTTCTCGCACTCGTCGTTTTTGGGGCAATTCTCGGCTTTCTCTCCGCCGTCCCCATAGGCGCCGTGCAGCTCGAGGTCGCCAAAAAGGCGCTTAACGGCCATTTAAAGCCGGCGATCGCCGTCGCGTTCGGCTCCGCGACCTCCGACCTCATCTACGGCATACTTACACTGTTCGGGTTCGGACAGTTCCTCTTCCACCAGGACTTCCAGATATTCATTTATATACTGGGGATCGGCGTGCTTCTCTTCATCATCTACCGGACCTGGGAGGAATACAAGCACCACGTCCACCACAGGCACACGTATCCGCTCGTATATAAGAAGAGGATCTCCTTTTTTACCGGGTTTACCATCGCGATCACCAATCCCGGGATTATCATCTGGTGGATCATAGGCTTCCGCATGTTTCTCGACTTCAAGTTATTCCAGGATGTGGGCCCCGTCATAAAAACGATCTTCATACTGTCGGCGTGCGGGGGGCTTGGAGGCTACCTCATCTTCCTGGCGATTCTATTGAGCAAGGTCAAAAAATTTATCCCGGATCATCTGTTCGCACGGATGCATATCGCGCTCATAATTCTACTCGTGATCGTCATCGGTTTTTTCATTTTCAAGCTCTACGGGAACATCTTTCATTTCAACGGAGATATGGTCTCCTTCCTCTAGGCCCATCCTGCTTCGTTTCACCTTCGTTTCAGTTCATTAACCGTATTCTGCCACCCGGCTTTCCGACTTTCATTCCATTATCCATTCCAGTCTGCCGAACCCGTCTATCTCATCGATCCCCTCCTCTTCCGTCCCCCGTGTTTCCATGGATTTTTATGCCCCCGGAAAAAAATTTTTTATTTGCCTCATGCCGTACGTATAAAAATCAGCAGCAAGGCACTAAAAACATCGGGGGGAGGATACGCATGGCTCGCATCAAATTCGGCGGTCTCATCCGTGAAGCGCGCGGATCGTTGGGGGATTTCATCTTTTCAAGCTGGAAGGGAAGCGCCTATGTACGCAGGAAAGCGAGGTGGACACGCCCCGCGACGCCCGCGCAGGCCATACGGCGAATTCGGTTCTCGGGCCTGGTCCGACATTGGCAGGTCATGGGCGACGCGGAGCGTGCACAGTGGAACGCGCGCGCGAAGAGGCGGCGCATGTCGGGCTACAACCTGTTCATCGGGGAAATGATGCGAAAGGGCGGGGAATAAAAACGCCCCGGGACCGTATCGGCCGCCGCCGTGCCGTAGAGACGCGATTAATCGCGTCTCTACGGCACGGCGGCGACGATGGCATCGTCGACGACGGATACGTTCCGGGACGAATATGTGATGACTGTATGCCGGTCTATTCTAGCGGTGCCCCCGTAAACGCGCTCGGCGAGGCCTTTATGACGGCGGTTTCGCCGAACGTAATGGTCTCGATGCGCCCGAAGTATTTCGGGAACTCCATGCCCAGGTAGAACTGCGACGAAAGCACGCGCCCGTTGTAGAACGCCGCCTCGGCGTTGTCCTCCAGGAATTTCTCCCGCTCGGGGCCCTTGAGGTCGCCCACGAGCGCCTTCATTTTCGGGATACTCACGGTGAGGCTCTCGATATGGAGCCAGGCCAGGGCCAGCATGAACATCGCCTGCTGCAGCGGGGTCGCGTTCATGAAGAGGTGGAGGAATTTGCCCTCGCCCATCTGCTTCTTCATCATGTCGATGACCTCATCCAGCTTCGCGATGCCGCGCTCGAGAAGACCAAGATACTTGTCATCGACCGTGCCCTTCGCCTTCGCGATGGTCGCCGCCATGCGCTTTTTCAAGACGGAATAATTATACTGCTCAGGGTTCATTAAAATCTTCCGCATGGTCAGGTCCATCGACTGGATGCCGTTGGTCCCTTCATACACCGCGGTGATTTTTGAATCGCGCATGAACTGTTCCACCGGGTAATCGGCGCAATAGCCGTAGCCGCCAAACACCTGGATGGACTCGGACGCGATGAGCGCGGACATGTCCGTGTTGCCGGCCTTCGCGATGGGTATGAGTATCTCGGCCAATCCCATCGCTTCCTTTTTAGCCTCCTCGTCGCCCACCTGGTGCGTGTTGATGACATGTCCCAGGTAGTACACGAGCATCCTCATGCCCTCGACGTAGGACTTCATGTAAAGGAGCATGCGCTTGACGTCAGGGTGCTGGATGATGCACACCTTGGGCGCCTCCGGGTTCAGCATCTGGGTGACGTGCACCCCCTGCGCGCGGTTGCGGGCGTAGGTGATGGCGTGCATGTAGGCGGTCGACGATACGGAGAGCCCCTGCATGGCCACCCCCAGGCGCGCCTCGTTCATCATCTGGAACATGATCTTCATACCCTGGCGCTCCTGGCCCAGGAGGTAGCCCACGCAGCTCCCGTTGTCGCCGAACGACAGCGAGCAGGTCGCCGATGCGTGAATGCCCATCTTGTGTTCCGTCCCCGTGCAGACCACATCGTTCCTGGCGCCCGGCGTGCCGTCCTTGTTCACCAGGAATTTGGGCACGATGAATATGGAAATCCCCTTCGTGCCGACCGGGTCGCCCTCGACGCGCGCGAGCACCGGGTGGATGATATTCTCGTAGACGTCGTTTTCCCCCGCGGTGATGAAAATCTTCTGCCCGGATACGCGGTACGTCCCGTCGGCCTGTTTCACGGCCTTTGTCTTGAGGTTACCCACATCGGAACCGGCCTCCGGCTCGGTGAGACACATGGTACCGCCCCATACCCCTGAAAGCATTTTTTCCAGGTAGGTATCCTTTTGCTCCGGGGTCCCGAACGTGTGAATGAGCATGGCGGCCCCGTGCGTGAGGCCGGGATACATGGTAAACGCGAGGCTCGCGGAGGTAAAGATGTCGCTCGCGGCGAGGGCAAGGCTCACGGGCATGTTCATGCCGCCCAGCTCGGGGTCTTCCGCCATGGCCATGAAACCGGCCTCGTGGTAGGCCTTGAGCCCCGGCTTGAAGGGCTCCGGCACCGTCACCTTCTTGGTCGCGGGGTCGTATTTTACCCCGATCTTATCCGCAAGGGCGTTCGCGGGATACACCTGCTCCACGGCGATTTTCTCCGCGAGCGCGAGCACCTCTTCCATGGTGCCCCTGTCCAGGTCGCCGTACTTGGGATACTTGTTGAGCTTGTCGATTTCGAGCATTTCAAAAAGGATAAATCGCACGTCCCTCGAATCGAGGAGTTTGTTGAGAGCCATTTGAGACCTCCTGAAGTGTGGTAGAGTATGGTAGATCGGTCCGGAGCGTACGGCAGCCATGCCTTCCGTGCCGTGAGGCGCGCCGCGCCTCACCTGACACCTGAGTCCAATGCGTGTAAAATTTCAACTACATTAATCCGATGTGCATATTTTCTATACAAAAATCAAGCATATATTGACAGATAGTTCCTGGTAATGGCGGGGAAACCGGGCGGGCGTTAGGTATTGCCCTTTGCCGCACCCTGAGGCGGGCTTAACGCGGCAGACGGCGCCCCTCGCGGACCGGCACACGATGAGCGGGGCGGCAATTGGCGGCGTGATGCGCCCCCGCGCGTGCGATTGCCGCGGGGGCGGAAGCGAGAATGCCGTTATTTATAGAACGCCTGGATGTCCTTGAGAACCTGGAGTGTCGCCTCGTCGTTCTTTTCCATCGTGCGGCGGTACCAGAAGGTAAGCTGCTTGTAGTTTTCCCAGTTGCATATTTCGCCGGCCTTGTCGCTTACTTCCTGGCTCGGCTTGGGGCACGCCTTGACGAGCGCCGCCATGTGCGTCTTGTAATTTGCGCTCTCCCTGTAGGTGACCGCGGCGTCGACGTCGTATTTGAGCAGCTCTTCGTACTTGGCCTTGGGCAGGAGGGCCATGAGCGCGTCCTTGTTTTCGGCCCAGAGCTGCGCGATGCGGGCGCCGTCGCGGTTCGCGAACGCGCCGGCGAACTTGCCCTTGTCCTTCTTCGTGAGGCCCGCCTCTTTCGCGGCCTGGCCGCTCTTGTCGGTGACCACGTAGGAATACGAGTTATTTTTTTCGTCGGTCACGGTATACTGGTAGGCCCGCAGCATCATCACGTAATCGGCCTGTTTCGACAGGAAAAACTTGAGGGCGTCAACGGTGGCGTCATCCTTGGCCTCGATTTTCGCCTTGGCCTTGGCTTTCGCCTTGTCCTTGTCCTTCGCGACGGTCACGCCCGCGGCGACCGCGATAATGAGCAGAGCCAATAATAGCTTCTTCATCTTGAATCCTCCTTTCAATTGAGGGATTTTTCCCGCACCACGCGGGGAGATTTACGCACACCCTGATTCAACGGGGCGCAGTATACGGCCGGCGCCGATTAAAGTCAAACACTTGTGGTATCGGGGGGAAGACCGCCCCGTGAAGGCGCGGAAACGCTTCCGCGCCTTCACGGGGCGCATTTCCGAGGGACCCTTGGATTCGGCCTTCCCCGCGGGGAAGGCCGAATCCGCAGTTGGGCACTATCGGCCGAGCATTCCGTTTTTACAGGATTCCTGGACCGGGTTGGGTCCCAGCCAGATCGCGTACAGCGCCTTTTTGAACCCAAGCCCCGGGATGGTGCCAAAGAATTTCGCCGCCCCGCCGGCGGGCTGCAGGCTCGCCGCCAGTCCGGAGGCCGGGTCGTAGCTCAGGTACACGTAATCGCCCTTTTTCATCTCGACATCCCCGAACAGGCTCAGGAACGCCTCGGCCTGGTCGGTGGCGTATCCAGCCCCCGCGGCCTTCTCGAAGCCCTCGCGTATGGCCTTGAAAAAACGGTCGCGCGTGAGCATACCCGAATCGATGAGAAGCACCACCGACATGGGCGCGTCCGCTTCGAGTATCTCGGTCCCGTCCTTGCCCTTGAGCGTATCGGGCACGTACAGGAATGCGTAATACACCGAGCCGAGCATGAATATGCTCCTGGAGCCGGTCCCGTTCAGCACCATTTCCTTACCGCCCACCGAAAATGCGAAGGCCGCGGACACGAGGCACGCGACCGCCACCGCGATGAGGAGCGTCCTGGATGCGAATTTCTTCATATCGTCTTCTCCTTAAAATGAATATAGTAAGTCCCTGGAACAGCTTAGACATTGACCCTATACCCGCCCGTTCACAGAACCGCACGGGCGGAATCGGCGCGAATAGTCCATTGCACGATGCGGATGACCGGGGGTATCTTGTCGAACGCAGGGGGTCCGATATTAAAACCCGCCGCGTCGAAACCGCCGTCCGGTGTATCGGCGCCCCCCTCTTCTCCGGACAGGTCACGGATGACGCAAACGCCACGATGGAATGTTATATGACACATCGCGTATTGTCAAGCCCGCGTTTCGGCGCGCCGGCGCGCCTGACGGCCCAAAATACTCCTTGTCATATTCGTCGCGGGGGCTATACTGCGCCCCGTTTCGAACTCGCCGCGTCCAGGAGGCCTTCATGAACACACGAACCACATGCGTATGCCGGACCGCGCGGACGATCGCGCTCGCGGCCGCGCTCCTCGCCGCGGGCCTTTCGTGCGGGAAAAAGGACCCGGGCGTGTTTTCGGGAAAGGACGGGAGCTTCGCCGTCAAATTTCCCCCGGGGTGGGAACTGCGGGAACACGAGAGCGGCGTCGCGGTCATCGCCTCGGACACGGCCTCGCAGTCCCTGTTCCGCCCCAACGCGATCGTCGCGACGGAAACCGTCCCCGAAACCCAGGGCCTCCGGGCCTACCTTAACGTCAACATGGAGAGCATTAAATCCGTCCTGACCGGCTTCACGGTGATGGGCGAAACGGAGACCATGTCGGGCGGCGCGCACGCGATCCGGTCGGAATACACCTACACATTGGGGCCCGCGAAGATACACGTGACGGCGCTGTACGTGATTAAGGGCAGAAGGGCGTTCGTCCTGAACTGTTCCGGCATGGACGACGACTATGAAGTCCTGAAACCCGTGTTCGAGGGGATCGTTTCCAGCTTCGTCCCGGATTAAAAATTCCCCACCCGCGCATTTTATTCTTGAACGGGCGGACCCCCCTCCTTACCCTGCGGCTGGACACATTCCAGCAATTTCATGGAGGCTTTTATGCTGCACCAGCGGATCGAGGACGATATCCTCATACTCACCATAGAGAACGGCAGGGACAATTCGCTTACGCACGAATTTTTCACCGGTCTTAAAAGCGCGATCGACCAGGCGAACAACAACCCCTCGCCCAAGGGCATCATCATCACCGGTTCCGGAAAGTTCTTTTCGTCCGGGTTCAACCTCCCCCTGTTCCTTTCCTTCAAGACCCCCAAAGAGGTCGCCGACTTTTTCAGGGATATCGAGGAGCCGGGCATGCTCGACCTGTTCATGTGCAAGAAACCCGTGATCGCCGCGCTGAACGGCCACACGGTCGCGGGCGGCCTCATTATCGCGATGGCGTGCGATTACAAGATCGCCACCCCCAATCCCAAGGCGAAATACGGCATGAGTGAAATCAAGATTGGACTGCCGCTCGCGGTCACCCAGGGCGAAATCGTCCGCTTCGGGATGGACAGCGACCGCAATTACCGAGACCTCATCTACTTCGGCCAGATGCTCGACGTGAACAGGGCGAGGGAGATAGGCGTCGTGGACGAGATCGTCGAGGAGGCCGAGCTCATCAACCGCGCGAAACAGCTCGTGTCCCTGTGGATCGACAACCCGGGACGCGCCTTCTCGCGCCTCAAGTACCTTCTGCGCCGGCCCCTCCACGAGCGCATGGAAAAGATGATAAAGGAGTACGACTGGGAAGACGGCCTCAAGTGCTTCTTCCAGGATGACGTGCGCAAGACCCTGGAGTTCGTCCAGATGGCGATGTCCAAGTAAGGACAGCGTCCGGAATGAATCTCAGAAAGGCGGGATGGAAGCTCTTCTCTCTCCGGCAGGACGAGTACGGGTTCGCCATTCCGCTCTTCATGCTCTATTTTTTCTCCGGCTGCTTTTATTCGCTGGGCCAGATATTCACAGAGACCCTGTTTCTTAAAACGTACGGCGCTCAGGGGCTCTCCCGCTTCTTCGTCTACAATGGCATCGCCCTCATCCTGAGCGGGACGCTGTATAACCTCCTGCTCCTCAAGATTTCCATGCGGCGCGGATATTTTCTCCTTATCGCGCTCGCCACGGGGATCATCGCCCTCGCGTCCCGGTACGCGCACACGGAATACCGGTGGTACGTCTTCTCCCTCTACCTCGCAAACTACCTGTTCACCTTTTTCCTGGACATGCACTTTTTCAATTTCATTTACCAGTACATGACCCTGCGCAATTCGAAGCGCATCCTGCCCTTCCTCATGGGCGGGGGAAAGCTGGGCGGGATAGCGGCGAGCGCCCTGTGCTTCACCATCTTCGCCAGGGACATTTCCCTGTACGGGTTCTACATGTGGGCCGCCAGCGGGGCGCTCCTGGCGAT of the Spirochaetota bacterium genome contains:
- a CDS encoding ABC transporter ATP-binding protein, whose amino-acid sequence is MKLFETKGLSASYGTGTVISALSLSIEEGGFTALIGPNGAGKSTLLKMLSGILAPSAGDLLFRGKALSAWGAREFAREVAVVHQFVENLLPFSVEEFVRMGRFPHRSPWLLDDTQDRIHALSAIETSGIAHLARRPMTGLSGGERQLAFIARALAQGSPVILLDEPVTHLDIRHAAQVMDLLHARASQGTTVIAALHDINMASDYCDRIIALREGALFAQGAPREVVRYDLIETLFDTVCVVFDNPMTHKPYTFPVPEYLKSR
- a CDS encoding acyl-CoA dehydrogenase; protein product: MAAVRSGPIYHTLPHFRRSQMALNKLLDSRDVRFILFEMLEIDKLNKYPKYGDLDRGTMEEVLALAEKIAVEQVYPANALADKIGVKYDPATKKVTVPEPFKPGLKAYHEAGFMAMAEDPELGGMNMPVSLALAASDIFTSASLAFTMYPGLTHGAAMLIHTFGTPEQKDTYLEKMLSGVWGGTMCLTEPEAGSDVGNLKTKAVKQADGTYRVSGQKIFITAGENDVYENIIHPVLARVEGDPVGTKGISIFIVPKFLVNKDGTPGARNDVVCTGTEHKMGIHASATCSLSFGDNGSCVGYLLGQERQGMKIMFQMMNEARLGVAMQGLSVSSTAYMHAITYARNRAQGVHVTQMLNPEAPKVCIIQHPDVKRMLLYMKSYVEGMRMLVYYLGHVINTHQVGDEEAKKEAMGLAEILIPIAKAGNTDMSALIASESIQVFGGYGYCADYPVEQFMRDSKITAVYEGTNGIQSMDLTMRKILMNPEQYNYSVLKKRMAATIAKAKGTVDDKYLGLLERGIAKLDEVIDMMKKQMGEGKFLHLFMNATPLQQAMFMLALAWLHIESLTVSIPKMKALVGDLKGPEREKFLEDNAEAAFYNGRVLSSQFYLGMEFPKYFGRIETITFGETAVIKASPSAFTGAPLE
- a CDS encoding enoyl-CoA hydratase/isomerase family protein, with translation MEAFMLHQRIEDDILILTIENGRDNSLTHEFFTGLKSAIDQANNNPSPKGIIITGSGKFFSSGFNLPLFLSFKTPKEVADFFRDIEEPGMLDLFMCKKPVIAALNGHTVAGGLIIAMACDYKIATPNPKAKYGMSEIKIGLPLAVTQGEIVRFGMDSDRNYRDLIYFGQMLDVNRAREIGVVDEIVEEAELINRAKQLVSLWIDNPGRAFSRLKYLLRRPLHERMEKMIKEYDWEDGLKCFFQDDVRKTLEFVQMAMSK
- a CDS encoding DUF1795 domain-containing protein: MLYDTSRIVKPAFRRAGAPDGPKYSLSYSSRGLYCAPFRTRRVQEAFMNTRTTCVCRTARTIALAAALLAAGLSCGKKDPGVFSGKDGSFAVKFPPGWELREHESGVAVIASDTASQSLFRPNAIVATETVPETQGLRAYLNVNMESIKSVLTGFTVMGETETMSGGAHAIRSEYTYTLGPAKIHVTALYVIKGRRAFVLNCSGMDDDYEVLKPVFEGIVSSFVPD